GGTCACGGTGACGCTGTGCGCCACTGTCGCTCTTAGCGCCGCCCTCATCGTTGCAGGACCCGCCGCGCCGACCTTTGCTGTCGTGGCCCCGGCGCTGAGCTCGGCCATGGATGTCAGCTTCACCACTGCGCCTCTGAGCGTCGAACGTTCAGGAACCACCGTAACGAGCTCCGAGACTCCATCACCTGGGCACCAGACCCATCCTCATTCCACGGCCACCCCACGCGCGGACGGTCGAGGAGTGCCCACCGGCGGTGGCGAGGTCGCTCCCGTGCTGGGAGTCTCCGCGGTGGCGATGATTCTCGGCGGAGCGCTGGTCACGCTTCTGGTCACAGCGCGGCGAACCCGCCACCTCCGGAAGGGCCAAGAAGGTGACCGCTGAGAAGACGCGGCCGTTCGCCGTCGCCTGCATGGTGGCAGCGGCCGCGGTGTTGATAGACCAGTTCAGTAAAGCCATCGCCCTGACTGCGCTTGCCGACGGGAGACGGGTGCCCATTATTGGGGACGCATTCGGTCTGCAACTCGCCTTCAACCCCGGCGCGGTGCTGGGAACGGGCTCGGGCATGACCTGGGTTCTCACCTTGATAGGCGTGGCAGCCGTTGCCGGGCTTTTCGTCCTGGCGGCCCGCGCGCGAACGGTGGGATGGGCGGGTGGTGTGGGGCTATTCCTCGGTGGAGCTGTCGGCAACCTCATCGACCGTTTCATGTCGCCGCCAGGATTCGCAATCGGCCACGTCACCGACTTCCTTGCATACGGGCGTCTGTTCATCGGCAACTTGGCAGACGTCTTCCTCGCCGCTGGAGCGATAGCGGTTGCAGTGATGCTGATGCTCCGCCAACGCGCCCACAGTGGCACCAAGGTCGCGCCTGCCACACCACCCACGTTCGGGGTTCCCCCGGAGGACAAGCAATGAAAAAGACCAAGACGCCATCTCGGTATCAACGAAACGCCCTCGCCCCCGGTCTGATCGCCGCAGCCGCCCTGTTCGTGGCGCCAGCGCTGCTGGACAGCGGCTGGTTCACGCTTGTGCGCTTCATCGTGGCAATCTTGGCGCTCATCGTCGCCTCGTTCGCCTACCAGGAGCGGCAGCTGTGGTGGGTGCCGGTGTTTGCTGTGATCGCGGTGGCATGGAACCCGGTGCTCCCCATCCCCGCTGAAGGTGTTGTCTGGACCGCGGCGCAACCCGCAGCCGCAGTCGTCTTCCTTGTCGCGGGAGCCATCATCAAGAGGGAGCGGGCATGAATCGCAAACTCCTCGCCCTCGGCACGGCGCTCATCATCGTCGGCGTGATGAGCGGTTGCACCGCCACGACCCAAACAACGGACGCCGGCGCGGGCGCATCGTTCTCCGATGGGAATTTCCAAGTGGCCGAGATTGCCCCGTCGGACAGAGGCGAACCCGTTCAGTTCGAAGGCGTCATCGAAACCGGTGAAACCGTCACCAGCGACGACTACCGAGGTGAGGTGCTCGTGGTGAACTTCTGGTACGCCGCCTGCGGACCGTGCATCGTCGA
The genomic region above belongs to Microbacterium proteolyticum and contains:
- a CDS encoding signal peptidase II, producing MTAEKTRPFAVACMVAAAAVLIDQFSKAIALTALADGRRVPIIGDAFGLQLAFNPGAVLGTGSGMTWVLTLIGVAAVAGLFVLAARARTVGWAGGVGLFLGGAVGNLIDRFMSPPGFAIGHVTDFLAYGRLFIGNLADVFLAAGAIAVAVMLMLRQRAHSGTKVAPATPPTFGVPPEDKQ
- a CDS encoding DUF6804 family protein: MKKTKTPSRYQRNALAPGLIAAAALFVAPALLDSGWFTLVRFIVAILALIVASFAYQERQLWWVPVFAVIAVAWNPVLPIPAEGVVWTAAQPAAAVVFLVAGAIIKRERA